One genomic segment of Nitrosopumilus sp. b3 includes these proteins:
- a CDS encoding DNA polymerase II large subunit has product MSENDAISRISGIKMPNYYLDYYTNLSTDTYSIFEHAAKAKSSLVDSSGIIEPKIAFDLADRVAKMHEIDIADPLRELLKINGKELSALILSKEIALGKYSLPDATLEEKLDLAVRVGLAIVTEGVTIAPLQGISEVKIKKNKDGTDYLSVSIAGPMRSAGGTESAVTMLIADHVRKASGLSKYQANSFDDETGRFVEELRIYEREASSFQFHILDEDIEHVISNLPVELDGVDTDPYEVVNHKSMTRIKTDRVRGGALRVLNDGLIGRSKKLLKRIELYNLDGWEWLNDLKGAVQTGDNQEDAAAKRMREVITGRSVLSMPNKLGGFRLRYGRACNTGFAAVGIHPVIAEILDHTVAVGTQIKIDIPGKGATVAFVDSIDTPTVRLNNGDVVKIMDVKHALQIKNEIEKILHLGDILISFGDFLENNAQLTPSGYVEEFWIEELKQKIQNLDSEFLKQFINKTPSVDEAIKISLDFKIPLHPRYLYFWDKISSEDLSILLEPINANETSIEYPIKIKKILENLGTPHKIDNQKLILENQEAKIFFNLLFREKPTINDFSVPEIISKASGIKIKNKFSTSVGVRIGRPEKAAARQMKPPTHVLFPVSDKGGPTRDLLKASRNEHFFANIFNRICNQCNEPSIGIKCSNCGVKTSITYRCTNCRDTLNEPFCEKCKRKAPAHSHKEFPLKTRLLLAQEKMGLRAKEPFKGVKELINQDKIAEPLEKGLTRQNFGLTTFKDGTVRFDATNSPLTHFKPSWIGTSIEKLKQLGYFHDADGNPLENSDQIIELRMQDVIIPYESGKYLVSTCKYIDALLQKFYGTSAFYNVNNSKELIGHLIIGLAPHTSVGIVGRIIGYTETHVCFATPNWHSAKRRDADGDADSIMLLMDSLLNFSRQFLSDRIGGLMDAPLLVQPLVLPHESQPQAHNLEVTKFLPLEFFESTFKENKASDIASVDIIKSRLETERQFYDYFFTHSTSSLTTSKSRSAYSTLGSMLDKFDMQVKNADLIDAVNTSEIVSNVISTHLVPDIMGNLRAYARQNFRCTACGKSYRRMPLIQTCICGHKLIATITRGSVEKYLKLAKRLVEKYDVSEYQRGRIHALSDEIELVFGKNKGDQSLLTDYA; this is encoded by the coding sequence ATGTCTGAAAACGACGCAATTTCTCGTATTAGTGGAATTAAAATGCCAAATTATTATCTTGATTATTACACAAATCTTTCAACTGATACATATTCAATTTTTGAGCATGCTGCAAAGGCAAAATCCAGTCTAGTAGATTCTTCAGGAATAATAGAGCCAAAAATTGCATTTGATCTGGCTGATCGAGTTGCAAAGATGCACGAAATTGATATTGCAGATCCTTTAAGAGAACTTCTAAAAATTAATGGAAAAGAACTATCTGCATTAATCCTTTCAAAAGAAATTGCATTAGGAAAATACTCTCTCCCAGATGCAACATTAGAAGAAAAACTTGATCTTGCAGTACGAGTGGGTCTTGCAATTGTCACTGAAGGAGTAACTATTGCACCATTACAAGGAATCAGCGAAGTTAAAATTAAGAAAAACAAAGATGGTACTGATTATCTCTCAGTTTCAATAGCAGGTCCAATGCGTTCAGCTGGTGGAACAGAATCTGCTGTAACAATGTTAATTGCAGACCATGTGAGAAAGGCATCTGGACTATCTAAATATCAAGCAAACTCATTTGATGATGAAACAGGTAGATTTGTTGAAGAATTAAGAATCTATGAAAGAGAAGCTAGTAGCTTCCAATTTCATATCCTAGATGAAGATATTGAACATGTAATTTCTAATCTTCCTGTGGAGCTAGATGGTGTAGATACAGATCCTTATGAAGTTGTAAATCACAAATCTATGACACGAATCAAAACTGATAGAGTTAGAGGTGGAGCATTACGAGTTTTAAATGATGGATTAATTGGAAGATCAAAAAAACTTCTAAAAAGAATTGAATTATACAATTTAGATGGTTGGGAATGGCTCAATGATCTTAAAGGAGCAGTTCAAACTGGCGATAATCAAGAGGATGCAGCTGCAAAGAGAATGCGAGAGGTAATTACTGGAAGATCAGTATTATCCATGCCTAACAAACTAGGTGGATTTCGATTAAGATATGGAAGAGCATGTAATACAGGATTTGCGGCAGTTGGAATTCATCCTGTAATAGCTGAAATTCTTGATCATACAGTAGCAGTAGGTACACAAATCAAAATTGACATTCCTGGAAAAGGAGCAACAGTTGCCTTTGTTGATTCAATAGATACACCAACTGTTCGTCTCAATAATGGTGATGTAGTAAAAATTATGGATGTAAAACATGCATTACAAATAAAAAATGAAATTGAAAAAATTTTACATCTGGGAGATATTCTAATTTCATTTGGAGATTTTCTTGAAAATAATGCACAATTAACTCCATCTGGATATGTTGAAGAATTTTGGATTGAAGAATTAAAACAAAAAATTCAAAATCTTGACTCTGAATTTTTAAAACAATTCATAAATAAAACACCTTCAGTTGATGAAGCAATAAAAATTTCACTTGATTTTAAAATTCCACTTCATCCTCGTTATCTCTATTTTTGGGATAAAATTTCATCTGAAGATCTTTCTATTCTCTTAGAGCCAATCAATGCAAATGAGACATCAATTGAGTATCCAATTAAAATTAAAAAAATTCTTGAAAATCTTGGCACTCCTCATAAAATCGACAATCAAAAATTAATTCTAGAAAACCAAGAAGCAAAAATATTCTTTAATTTATTATTTAGAGAAAAACCAACAATAAATGATTTTTCAGTTCCTGAAATAATTTCAAAAGCATCTGGTATTAAAATTAAAAATAAATTTTCAACTTCAGTCGGTGTTCGAATAGGAAGACCCGAAAAAGCAGCAGCAAGACAAATGAAACCTCCAACCCACGTCTTATTCCCAGTAAGTGACAAAGGAGGGCCTACTAGAGATCTTTTAAAGGCATCTAGGAATGAACACTTTTTTGCAAATATCTTTAACAGAATTTGCAATCAATGCAATGAGCCTTCAATTGGGATAAAATGTTCAAACTGTGGTGTTAAAACATCAATAACCTATCGATGCACTAATTGCAGAGATACTCTCAATGAACCATTTTGTGAAAAATGTAAGCGCAAAGCTCCTGCACATTCTCACAAAGAATTTCCGCTAAAAACAAGATTACTTTTGGCACAAGAAAAAATGGGACTTCGTGCAAAAGAACCATTCAAAGGTGTTAAAGAATTAATCAATCAAGACAAAATTGCAGAACCTCTAGAGAAAGGACTTACACGACAAAATTTTGGATTAACAACTTTCAAAGATGGAACTGTTAGATTTGATGCAACAAATTCACCATTAACTCATTTTAAACCATCTTGGATTGGAACATCAATTGAAAAACTAAAACAACTTGGATATTTTCATGATGCAGATGGTAATCCACTTGAAAACTCAGATCAAATCATTGAACTTCGTATGCAAGATGTCATAATTCCGTACGAAAGTGGAAAATATCTTGTCTCAACTTGTAAATACATTGATGCCCTTTTACAGAAATTTTACGGCACATCTGCATTTTATAATGTAAACAATTCAAAAGAACTAATCGGACATCTAATAATTGGTTTAGCACCTCACACTTCTGTTGGAATTGTAGGAAGAATTATTGGATACACTGAAACCCATGTTTGTTTTGCAACTCCAAACTGGCATTCTGCAAAAAGAAGAGATGCAGATGGTGATGCTGATTCAATAATGCTTCTAATGGATAGCCTACTTAATTTTTCAAGACAATTCCTATCTGATAGAATAGGTGGATTAATGGATGCACCATTACTTGTACAACCTTTAGTTTTACCCCATGAGTCTCAACCACAGGCACATAATCTTGAAGTTACAAAATTCCTTCCTTTGGAATTCTTTGAATCAACATTTAAAGAAAATAAAGCATCTGACATAGCATCTGTTGATATCATAAAATCAAGACTTGAAACTGAAAGGCAATTTTATGATTATTTCTTTACACATTCAACATCATCTTTAACCACATCAAAATCTCGAAGCGCATACTCTACACTTGGTTCAATGCTAGACAAATTTGATATGCAAGTTAAAAATGCAGATTTAATTGATGCAGTAAATACTTCAGAAATTGTATCTAATGTAATTTCAACACATCTAGTTCCAGACATCATGGGCAATCTTAGAGCATATGCTAGACAAAATTTTAGGTGTACTGCTTGTGGTAAATCATATCGTAGAATGCCTTTGATTCAGACATGTATTTGTGGCCATAAACTAATTGCTACAATCACAAGAGGGTCTGTAGAAAAATATCTTAAACTTGCAAAAAGATTAGTTGAAAAATACGATGTAAGTGAATATCAACGTGGAAGAATACATGCACTATCAGATGAAATTGAACTTGTATTTGGTAAAAATAAAGGAGATCAATCTCTCCTTACAGATTATGCCTAA
- a CDS encoding geranylgeranylglyceryl/heptaprenylglyceryl phosphate synthase: MTENKVEEFLKLELKKKNALLFVLIDSEVSNLEASSKLAKDVEKIGASAILVGGSSATDQIEMAQVVKGIKQGIKIPIILFPGNVTGVVPDADAILFSSLMNSENPYFITQAQALGAPSVLKFGLEPLPTAYLVIGEGTSAWFVGAARGIPFEKPKIAAAYALAAQFLGMRFVYLEAGSGAKSNVTPEMVQTVRHAFNGFLIVGGGIKDVKTAESLVKAGADALVIGTFLEKGGSISKLEEIAKAIQRSK; this comes from the coding sequence ATGACTGAAAATAAAGTTGAAGAATTCCTAAAATTAGAATTAAAAAAGAAAAATGCATTACTATTTGTGTTAATTGATTCAGAAGTTTCTAATTTAGAGGCATCATCTAAACTTGCAAAAGATGTAGAAAAAATTGGTGCCTCAGCAATTTTAGTAGGTGGATCTTCTGCAACTGATCAAATTGAGATGGCACAAGTTGTTAAAGGAATAAAACAAGGAATTAAGATTCCAATTATCTTATTTCCTGGTAATGTTACAGGTGTTGTGCCTGATGCAGATGCAATTCTGTTTAGTTCCTTAATGAACTCAGAAAATCCTTATTTTATCACTCAAGCACAAGCCTTAGGCGCTCCAAGTGTTCTCAAATTTGGTTTAGAACCTCTCCCAACTGCATATTTAGTAATAGGTGAAGGAACATCTGCCTGGTTTGTAGGAGCTGCTAGGGGAATTCCCTTTGAAAAACCAAAAATTGCAGCAGCATATGCCTTAGCCGCTCAATTTCTAGGGATGAGATTTGTATATCTAGAGGCTGGCTCTGGAGCAAAATCCAACGTTACTCCTGAAATGGTGCAAACAGTAAGACATGCATTTAATGGATTTTTAATTGTTGGAGGCGGTATCAAAGATGTGAAAACCGCAGAAAGCTTGGTTAAAGCAGGAGCAGATGCCTTAGTTATTGGAACATTTCTTGAAAAAGGAGGAAGTATTTCAAAACTAGAAGAAATAGCAAAAGCAATTCAAAGAAGCAAGTAA
- a CDS encoding serine hydroxymethyltransferase, translated as MAKSQNRQSYNKIFAKLKEHHKWFENSIPLIASENIPSPAVREAIISDFGNRYAEGWPGDRVYAGCAYIDDVEFECMKLAKKLFKAKFADVRPISGVVANLAIYSAFTNPGDVMLAPSIPAGGHISHGKKEHSGTAGLVHGLEIEFYPFDAEEMTIDVDKTKQKLKDLEKSKRLPKMAMFGGSLFLFPHPVKELSDFLKSYDIHINYDAAHVAGLIAGGKFQDPLREGADTMTMSTHKTLFGPQGGLVLGSEEHEEVIKKATFPGLTSSHHIHHMAGKAVTFAEALEFGKDYATKVIKNAKSLADALSDVGFKVLGESKGFTQSHQIAVNVLDYSDGGKVEADLEKANIIVNRQLIPGDIKAGRNYFHPGGIRLGVSEITRLGMKEDEMEEIASFIKNIVIEKKDPKKILSKVKSFRKDFQKVKFCFDNKLGAYEYVKLR; from the coding sequence ATGGCCAAATCTCAGAATAGGCAATCTTACAATAAAATTTTTGCAAAATTAAAGGAACATCACAAATGGTTTGAAAATTCAATTCCATTGATTGCAAGTGAAAATATTCCGAGTCCAGCTGTTCGTGAAGCAATAATTTCTGATTTTGGAAATAGATATGCAGAAGGATGGCCTGGGGATAGGGTCTATGCAGGTTGTGCATACATTGATGATGTAGAGTTTGAATGTATGAAACTCGCTAAAAAATTATTTAAAGCAAAATTTGCTGATGTAAGACCAATTTCAGGAGTTGTTGCAAATCTAGCAATTTATTCAGCTTTTACTAATCCTGGAGATGTAATGTTAGCACCTTCTATTCCAGCTGGTGGACATATTTCTCATGGAAAAAAAGAACATTCAGGAACTGCTGGTTTAGTTCATGGATTAGAAATTGAGTTCTATCCATTTGATGCAGAAGAGATGACAATTGATGTTGATAAGACTAAGCAAAAATTAAAGGATTTAGAAAAATCCAAACGTCTTCCAAAAATGGCAATGTTTGGTGGTTCATTATTTTTGTTTCCTCATCCTGTCAAAGAATTATCAGATTTTCTAAAGAGTTATGATATTCATATTAATTATGATGCAGCACATGTTGCAGGTTTAATTGCAGGAGGAAAATTCCAAGATCCTTTGCGTGAAGGTGCTGATACTATGACTATGAGTACACACAAGACTTTGTTTGGACCTCAAGGGGGACTTGTGTTAGGTTCAGAGGAACATGAAGAAGTGATTAAAAAAGCAACATTTCCTGGTCTTACAAGTAGTCATCATATTCATCACATGGCTGGTAAGGCAGTTACTTTTGCAGAAGCTTTAGAGTTTGGAAAGGATTATGCTACCAAAGTAATTAAAAATGCAAAGTCATTAGCAGATGCTCTAAGTGATGTTGGGTTCAAAGTCTTGGGAGAAAGTAAAGGATTTACACAGTCTCATCAAATAGCTGTGAATGTTTTAGATTATTCTGATGGTGGTAAAGTGGAAGCTGATTTAGAAAAAGCAAACATCATAGTAAATAGACAACTGATTCCAGGTGATATTAAAGCTGGAAGAAATTATTTCCATCCAGGTGGAATTAGGTTAGGTGTTTCTGAAATCACACGACTTGGAATGAAAGAAGATGAGATGGAAGAGATTGCATCTTTTATCAAAAATATTGTAATTGAGAAAAAAGATCCAAAGAAAATTCTTTCGAAAGTTAAATCTTTTAGAAAGGATTTCCAGAAAGTCAAATTCTGTTTTGACAATAAGTTAGGTGCTTACGAATACGTTAAACTCAGATAA